In Scleropages formosus chromosome 10, fSclFor1.1, whole genome shotgun sequence, a single genomic region encodes these proteins:
- the dhx40 gene encoding probable ATP-dependent RNA helicase DHX40, with translation MSKQHSHSHCRLDSHDTDDLPIVRQRERLIQAVKANSFLVVTGETGSGKTTQLPQYLYQSGFCRRGKIGITQPRRVAAITVAQRVSQEVGCDLGRQVGYQVRFDDCTSQDTVIKYMTDGCLLREILADSDLKQYSVVILDEVHERSLNTDILLGLLKRQLLQSQGGSSSRSKPLKLVVMSATLETDKLSAFLGDCPVFAIPGRTFSVAERFCNFIGPKDMDSSVYVKEVVKVALEVHTCEPAGDILVFLTGQSEIEKACDMLYDKAESIDYRYDVHDHSVEGLLILPLYGSMPTDQQRMIFQPPPVGVRKCVVATNIAATSLTIRGIRYIVDSGFVKQLNHNSRVGLDILEVVPISKSEAQQRAGRAGRTSSGKCFRIYSREFWDKCMPDYTIPEVQRTSLTAVILTLKCLGVHDVIRFPYLDRPEEKFILVALKQLYQCDAIDRKGHVTGLGRLMVEFPLPPGLTRALLKAASLGCEEMLLPVAAMLSVENIFIRPGQPEKQQKSEQKHKQLAAQAGGSNDFAMLLSVFERCRASDTPSAWCKDHWIHWRAMKSGFSVEKQLRDILFRLKQQPDFPVEQFDCSKSELLRRCLCAGYFANVARRSVGRTFRTMDGHGSVVHIHPSSALFEQETQLDWILFHDVLATSRVYVRTVCPIRYEWVKDLLPKLHEVEAHELSSVAREEVTDEEVAKWETKEATKRHQEEAVEEALKKLERRNSEDSVLAARSRYLQRKQERKLGKVP, from the exons ATGTCAAAGCAGCATAGTCATTCGCATTGCAGGCTGGATTCGCACGACACAGATGATCTGCCCATCGTTCGGCAGAGGGAGAGACTCATACAGGCAGTGAAAGCGAATTCGTTCCTGGTAGTCACTGGGGAGACTGGCAGTGGGAAGACTACCCAGCTTCCACAGTACCTGTATCAGTCAG GTTTTTGTAGGCGTGGAAAAATTGGCATCACTCAGCCACGGAGGGTAGCTGCCATCACGGTGGCTCAGAGGGTGTCCCAAGAGGTGGGCTGTGATCTGGGCAGGCAGGTGGGCTACCAGGTGCGCTTTGATGACTGCACGTCCCAG GACACAGTCATTAAATACATGACGGATGGTTGCTTGCTGAGGGAAATTTTGGCGGATTCTGATTTGAAGCAGTACAGTGTGGTGATTCTTGACGAAGTCCATGAAAGGAGCTTAAATACA gACATCCTGCTGGGGCTTCTGAAGAGGCAGCTACTCCAGTCTCAAGGGGGGTCGTCGAGCCGCTCAAAACCCCTAAAGTTGGTGGTGATGTCCGCTACGTTGGAGACAGATAAACTCTCAGCCTTTCTGGGGGATTGCCCAGTCTTTGCCATCCCTGGTCGCACATTCTCTGTAGCTGAGAGATTCTGCAACTTCATTGGCCCCAAAGATATGGACAGTTCTGTCTATGTGAAAGAG GTTGTAAAGGTGGCACTAGAGGTACACACATGTGAGCCTGCAGGAGACATTCTTGTGTTTCTCACTG GACAGTCTGAAATTGAGAAAGCCTGCGACATGTTATATGATAAGGCAGAGTCCATAGACTACCGTTATGATGTTCATGATCACTCTGTTGAAGGCCTTCTGATCTTGCCTTTGTATGGATCAATGCCAACCG ACCAGCAAAGGATGATCTTTCAGCCTCCACCAGTTGGTGTGAGAAAGTGTGTGGTGGCCACCAATATTGCAGCTACATCCCTGACCATCAGGGGAATCAG GTATATTGTTGACAGTGGCTTTGTGAAGCAACTGAACCATAACTCCAGAGTGGGCCTGGACATTTTGGAGGTGGTACCCATTTCAAA GAGTGAGGCACAGCAGAGAGCTGGCAGGGCTGGGAGAACCTcatctggaaaatgtttcagaatatATAGCAGGGAATTCTGGGATAAATGCATGCCAGATTACACCATTCCTGAAGTCCAGAGGACCAGCTTGACTGCAGTCATCCTTACCCTTAAGTGTTTAGGGGTTCATGATGTCATCAG ATTCCCTTACTTGGACCGCCCAGAAGAGAAGTTTATCTTGGTTGCTTTGAAACAGTTATACCAATGTGATGCCATTGATAG GAAAGGTCATGTGACCGGACTAGGCCGGCTGATGGTGGAGTTTCCACTGCCCCCCGGGCTTACACGAGCACTGCTGAAGGCAGCTTCTCTGGGCTGTGAGGAAATGCTTCTCCCTGTGGCTGCCATGCTGTCTGTAGAGAACATCTTCATTCGGCCAG GTCAGCCAGAGAAGCAGCAGAAGTCTGAGCAGAAGCATAAGCAGCTGGCTGCGCAGGCCGGAGGCTCCAATGATTTTGCTATGTTGCTGAGTGTGTTTGAAAGGTGTAGAGCCAG TGACACTCCATCTGCATGGTGTAAAGACCACTGGATCCACTGGAGGGCGATGAAGTCTGGATTCAGTGTTGAGAAACAGCTGAGAGACATTCTCTTTCGACTCAAACAG CAACCAGATTTCCCAGTAGAGCAGTTTGACTGCAGTAAAAGTGAACTCCTGCGGAGATGTTTATGCGCTGGATACTTTGCTAATGTGGCCAGAAG GTCGGTAGGAAGAACATTCCGTACAATGGACGGACATGGATCAGTCGTCCACATTCATCCTTCATCAGCA TTGTTTGAACAGGAGACCCAGCTGGATTGGATCCTTTTCCACGATGTCCTGGCCACCTCTCGTGTGTATGTGAGGACAGTGTGCCCCATCCGCTATGAGTGGGTAAAGGACCTGTTGCCTAAGCTGCATGAGGTTGAGGCCCACGAGTTGAGCAGTGTGGCCCGGGAGGAGGTAACTGACGAAGAGGTGGCCAAATGGGAGACGAAGGAAGCTACCAAACGGCACCAAG AGGAGGCTGTGGAAGAGGCACTGAAGAAGCTGGAGCGACGGAACAGCGAAGACTCTGTGTTGGCAGCGCGCTCACGTTACCTGCAGCGGAAGCAAGAACGCAAGCTGGGCAAAGTGCCCTGA
- the or40a1 gene encoding odorant receptor 107-1, which yields MNSSQVSYNGTPDNSFYIVAFQTLESKNYLMLGLSFIYIITLMGNFILLTTVFMNPSLHSPKYIAVCNLAMVDISINSVIIPQMVPVFVFNLSRVPFEMCFSQMFFLHFFGDLESFSLAILAYDRLIAICLPLRYPSINTNQGMCFIVAAVWLLVFFLDAYPVGLASKLPYCGSRVVRSCCCEHGPVYILACTDISFNRRLALTKTMIVLLTPLIFIIFSYIVVVATVLKIASAEKSRKAFHTCFTHLLLVLTYYLPVILAYLLGSQHLALSPDQLIAVLTVSVTMPPMLNPIIYSLKTEEVRVRIMKGLGLQKIHPELRSKRSTVE from the coding sequence ATGAATTCTTCTCAGGTTTCATACAATGGCACACCAGATAATAGCTTTTACATCGTGGCATTCCAGACTTTGGAGAGCAAGAACTACCTGATGCTGGGTTTGTCCTTCATTTATATCATTACACTTATGGGTAACTTTATTTTGTTGACAACTGTCTTCATGAACCCAAGCTTACACAGTCCAAAATACATAGCTGTGTGTAACCTGGCCATGGTAGACATCTCCATTAACAGTGTTATAATTCCTCAGATGGTGCCTGTCTTTGTGTTCAACCTGAGTCGAGTCCCGTTTGAGATGTGCTTTTCTCAGAtgtttttccttcacttttttgGTGACTTAGAATCCTTTTCTCTTGCCATCTTGGCATACGACCGACTCATTGCCATCTGTCTCCCTCTTCGGTACCCATCCATAAACACGAACCAGGGCATGTGTTTCATTGTGGCTGCTGTGTGGCTTCTGGTTTTCTTCTTGGATGCCTACCCAGTAGGCCTGGCTTCCAAGCTACCCTACTGTGGCTCCAGGGTGGTTcgcagctgctgctgtgagCATGGGCCAGTGTACATCCTGGCTTGCACCGACATCTCTTTCAACAGGAGGCTGGCACTAACCAAGACCATGATCGTCCTCCTCACCCCACTCATCTTCATCATTTTCTCCTACATTGTGGTGGTTGCCACAGTACTGAAGATTGCCTCAGCAGAAAAGAGTAGGAAGGCCTTCCACACCTGCTTCACTCACCTACTTCTGGTTCTCACATACTACTTGCCTGTGATATTGGCCTACCTGTTGGGGAGCCAGCACCTGGCATTGTCCCCAGACCAGCTGATAGCTGTTCTAACTGTGTCTGTCACCATGCCTCCTATGCTGAACCCTATAATATACAGCCTTAAGACAGAAGAAGTGAGAGTAAGAATAATGAAGGGACTTGGCTTGCAGAAGATTCACCCTGAATTACGCAGCAAGCGGTCCACAGTAGAATGA